In Acetonema longum DSM 6540, the DNA window TTTCTAGGGTTCCGCAGTTTGCTGGTCTGGTCCGAGAGAAAACAACAGTCTGCGGACTGCAGCACGGAGGGATAAAAGCCCGGGAGAATGGCTACAATAGGGTAGCTTATTTTCCCGGGCTTTATTTTTTTGTCGGTATTTTTAGCACGAAGAAGGGTGGTAAAATTATATGAACAAAATTTGGATATCGGTTGTTATCGCCGCTTTTTTTGAAGTGGGCTGGGTGATTGGTATGAAGCATGCAGAAGGTTTCTTGGAATGGGGAGGAACAATCATTGCCATAATTATAAGTTTTTACCTGATAATTATGGCTGGGCGCGACATTGCCGTTGGGACGGTATATGCTGTTTTCGTCGGACTTGGAACAGCGGGAACCGTACTGGCAGAGATTATATTGTTCGGTGCCCCTGTCATACCCGCTAAGCTCGCTTTAATTGTATTACTGTTGAGCGGTGTAATCAGTCTTAAGATGTTAAGCAATGAGCAAGAAAAGGAGGTGCTATAATATGGATTGGCTATTTCTGATAATGGCAGGCTGTTTCGAAATGATGGGGGTAGCTATGATCAACAAGCTTCACCAAGACCGCAGCTGGAAAGCGTTTGTCCTATTATTCATTAGCTTTAGCCTAAGCTTTTTATTTCTAGCACTTGCTATGAAGACACTGCCCATGGGAACGGCTTACGCGGTGTGGACTGGAATTGGAGCTGCGGGAGGAGCAACACTGGGGATGTTTGTATATGGTGAACCCAGAAGTTTATCAAGGATTATTTCCATTGCTGTTGTGCTTGGCTCCGCCGTTGGGTTAAAGCTGATTGGATAAATAGAATATAAAGACGTTATGGCTTAAATGAAGTGAAAGCCAGTGTTTTGAGGTGTTGGCCGGGTAGTTCTGTATAGGGTCATTTTTTTTCTTCCGCTCCCTCGGCAATGGCATAAATCATTTTAACCATCCACCTGACGCATAGTGCCATAGTCACATAAATCGGAAACCCGTAATAATACTTCCACTTAAGTGTTTGATAGACGCCACCCCATACCAAAATTGGCTCGAAGATGAAACAGAATATTGTTGCCATTATTAGAGTGGCCCAAAAGAA includes these proteins:
- a CDS encoding DMT family transporter, with the protein product MNKIWISVVIAAFFEVGWVIGMKHAEGFLEWGGTIIAIIISFYLIIMAGRDIAVGTVYAVFVGLGTAGTVLAEIILFGAPVIPAKLALIVLLLSGVISLKMLSNEQEKEVL
- a CDS encoding DMT family transporter, yielding MDWLFLIMAGCFEMMGVAMINKLHQDRSWKAFVLLFISFSLSFLFLALAMKTLPMGTAYAVWTGIGAAGGATLGMFVYGEPRSLSRIISIAVVLGSAVGLKLIG